The [Clostridium] celerecrescens 18A genomic sequence GCCTGGTAACCACCATAGTAAATTATAAAATCCTGGATTCTATCGTGATCGTGGACAACTGCTCCACCGATGATTCTGTATCAAGGCTTCAGGCAGTTGCGGGCGGAAAGGTCCATCTTATCTCCACGGAAAAGAACGGGGGATACGGCTACGGCAATAATCAGGGGATCCGGTATGCATATGGGACGCTTCACGCTTCCCATGTGCTCATAGCAAATCCTGATGTTAAGGTTACAGAAGGATGTATACAGGCCATGAAGGATTCCTTTTTAAAGATAAGCCGGCTGGGAGTTGCGGCAGCAGTCACCAGGGATGGAGCGGGAGAGGTGGCGCTGTCAAGCTGGCATATTAACGGCCTGATGGGCGACCTTCTGGACACCGGCCTAATTACAAGACGTATTTTTGCCCGCTGGCTGAATGACCGGCCGGAACTTAAGGCGGATTTAGAAAAGGAGCGGTACGTTTATGTAGATGCTGTGCTCGGCTCCCTTTTTATGGCTGATATTAGTGCTCTGATGGAAAGCGGTCTTTATGATGAAGAAGTCTTTCTTTATTATGAAGAAAAGATACTCGGATTTCAGCTAAAGAAAAAGGGATACGGGACGGTACTTCTTCTGAACCAGTCCTATGTACACCTTCATTCCGTATCTATTAATAAAAATGTGAAATCTATTTTAAAGAAGCAGGCAATTCTTCATAAGAGCAAGCTTCACTATTATAAAAACTATCTGGGGATCAACCAGTTCCAGGAATGTCTTGTAAAGGCTTTCCTGGCATTTCTCATGGCTGAGATCTGGTTTTTGACAAAGATCGTGGGATTGTCCTGGTAGATGAAACGCGGAAAGGGGGAAAAGATATGGTCTCGGTGCTGCTTGCATCCTATAACGGTGAAAAATATATACGGGAGCAGCTGGAATCTATTTTAAACCAGACGTTTTCCGGTCTATCCATCGTGATTTCCGACGATCTTTCTACAGACGATACCCCTGCCATTATCCGGGAATATGAAGAACGATATCCGGGCCGGGTGAGATGTCTTAGGAACAGCGAAAGATCCGGCAGTGCCCAGAATAATTTCTTCCGCCTGCTTAAGCTGGCAACTGATGAGTATATCATGTTGTGTGACCAGGATGATGTATGGTTGCCGGATAAGGTTGAGGTCACTTTAAGGGAAATGAAGAAGCTGGAAGCGGAATGGGGAGAAGAGGTACCGCTTCTGGTCCATGGCGACTTATCGGTAACCGATAAGGAGGGCAGCATTCTTCACAAATCAATGGCGGAATACCAGAAAATTGCGGTTCATGATAACCGGTTCAGCCATTATCTGGTTGAGAATAACATTACAGGGAATACAGTCATGATCAACAAGGCTTTTTTGGGATTCCTGGCTGATGTTCCCAGGGAATGCGTTATGCATGACTGGTGGCTGGGGCTTTTGGCAAGCTGTTTTGGAAGGATATCCTATATTGACCGTCCCCTGGTCCTATACCGGCAGCATGGAGAAAATCAGATGGGATCCAAAAGCGGCAGGGAGCAATATGCGGAGCGGATCCGCAATCAGGATTCGGTACGGGAAAATTACAGGAAAATGTTTGTGCAGGCTCAGATGTTTTTAAAACTTTATGGAAATGAGATGTCCACAGAGCAAAGAGTGATTCTGGAACATTTTATCGAACTGCCCGAAAAAAACAGGGCGGAAAAGATTTATACGATTTGGAAATACAAATTAATGAAAAGCACCCATATACGGACGCTGGGCCAGATGTTTTCCATCTGACCGGAAAATGGAGGATAACGCATGGACAACATAGAGGACATATTAGTGACGAGGGCTTCCATGCCTTCCTATGAAGAATTCATAGAAGAGATCAAGCCGATCTGGGAAACTGCCTGGATGACGAATATGGGAGAATTTCATGAAAAACTGATGGAGCAGTTAAAGGAGTATTTAAAGGTACAGAAGCTGCTTTTGTTTGTCAATGGACATATGGCTCTTGAAATGGCGCTTCAGGCCATGAATCTATCCGGTGAGGTGATCACCACCCCGTTTTCTTTTGCTTCCACCTCCCATGCCATTGTAAGAAATAATTTAACTCCTGTGTTCTGCGATATCCGGGAGGAGGATTATACCATTGATCCGGATAAGATTGAAGCGCTGATTACGGAAAAGACGACCGCCATTTTACCGGTTCATGTTTATGGAAATATCTGTGATGTAGATAAAATTGAAAGAATCGCGAAAAAACATAATTTAAAGGTAATTTATGATGCCGCCCATGCCTTTGGTGTAGAAGTAAATGGGAGAGGGATCGGGACCTACGGAGACGCTTCCATGTTCAGCTTTCATGCCACAAAGGTGTTTAATACCATTGAAGGCGGTGCTGTGACCTTTCAGGATCCGTCCTTAGAGATTTTGTTCAATTATTTAAAAAATTTCGGCATTACCGGCAAGGAGACCGTAGAGTACATCGGCGGCAATGCAAAAATGAATGAGTTTCAGGCGGCTATGGGTATCTGTAACCTTCGCCATGTGAATGCTAACATTGAAAAGCGCAGGCTTGTGACGGAACGGTACCGGAAACATTTGGCGGGAGTACCGGGAATCCATCTGATGAGCCCCAAAGAAGGGATCCGCCAGAATTATGCTTATTTTCCCGTAGCCTTTGACGGCTTCTCTTTAACACGAAATGAGGTATATGAGCTGCTGGCTGATCACCATATCTTTGCGAGAAAATATTTTTATCCTCTGATCACTGACTTTGAATGCTATCGGGAGCGGTTTTCAAATGTACATCTTCCTGTGGCAAAAAAAGCGGCAGACAGCGTACTGACCCTGCCTTTATATGCTGAACTTTCCCTGGATCAGGTCGACCGCATCTGCGCCATTATATTAGGTGCCAGATAGGAAGAAAGGAAGGCGGTACCCTTACAGGGATACCTATATGCCCTGGGAAACAGAGCGGAAAAGAGGAAATTATGAATACAGCACTGGTGACAGCGATTGGGTCATTTTCGGCGGATATAGTTATAAAAAACTTAATAAAAAGCGGTTTCCGGGTAGTTGGCTGTGATATTTATCCGGCAGAATGGATTGCAGATTCCGGGAATGTGGCATCCTTTTACCAGGTTCCCCTTGCAACAGACGAGAAACGGTATGTGAACTCCATCCTGAAGATATGCAAGGAGGAACAGGCAAAATTGTTGATCGTACTTACGGATGTGGAGGTTGACGTGTGGAACCGCTACAGGGACGAACTGGCTCTTGCTTCGGTGAAGTTATGTCTGTCATCGGAGGAAACCCTTCTCCTGTGCAGGGATAAAAGGAAGCTGCACCGTTTTCTTATGGAAAAGGGCATAGGTAACCCTATTCCCACTCTGGAGCTTTTAGAGGCCGACCCGCAGCACCTTTCCTATCCAGCGGTCATCAAACCCTTTAACGGGAGAAGCAGTCAGGGGCTCCGCTATATCCATTCCCTTGACGAGATGAATGGCTTTCTGGAATGCGGAGACACTGAGGGGCTGATCGTACAGCCCTATTATCAGGGAAGCATCATTACCGTGGACGTGGTAAGGCAGGCAGAAACAGGAAAGAGCGTTGCCGTGTGCCGGAAGGAGCTTTTGCGGACCCCAAATGGAGCAGGAACCTCGGTTCTGGTGTTTTTGGACCCGGTTCTGGAAGCCACATGCAGGGATATAGCCAATGCCCTAGATATCAATGGCTGCGTGAACTTTGAGTTCATTCAGACAGAGGATGGATCTTATCATATGCTGGAGTGCAATCCCCGTTTTTCCGGCGGCGTAGAGTTTTCCTGTCTGGCAGGATACGATTGTGTTACCAACCATTTAAGATGCTTTACCGGGGAGGCCATAGAACCCTTAAAAGAAATTACAGGCATGTATATTGCAAGAAAATATGAGGAATATATTATGGGAAGCAAAAAGCAACTCCCATAATCGGATGGACGGGCTAAAAAGCAGCCCTTTTATCTAAACTTGCGCAGCAAGTTCAGATAACTATATTATGGGAAGCAAAAAGCAACTCCCATAATCGGATGGACGGGCTAAAAAGCAGCCCTTTTATCTGAACTTGCGCATAAGTTCAGATAAGTTATATTACAAAAGCAGATGCAGGAAAGGGCGGATAGGAATGAACGGCAGTTCCGAATCAAACATAATGGCCAGCATTAATTGTGTGACCTTTAACCATGGGGCTTATATCAGGCAGGCCTTGGACAGCTTTCTCATGCAGAAGACGGATTTTGAATTTGAGATTCTGGTCCATGATGATGCTTCTACCGATGGAACAGGGGATATCTTAAGAGAATATGCTGAAAAATACCCGGATAAGGTGAAACCCCTCATACAGACAGAGAACCAGTATTCTCAGGGAATCGACAATATCAGCGGAGCGTTTAATTTCCCCCGGGTCAAAGGTAAATACATTTTCATGTGTGACGGAGATGATTATTGGACGACACCGGATAAGATGCAAAAGCAGGTGGATTACATGGAGGCCCATCCGGACTGCACCCTTTGTATACACAGTGCTAAAATCGAACTGGTGGGAAAGGCTCTGACAGAAAAACAGATGCGTCCATACAGGAGAAATCAAGTGATCACGCCGGAAGAGATCGTGGATAAGCCTTCCGGTTATGCCATGTCCTCCATGGCATTTCCATCCCGCCTTGTGAAAGAACTTCCGGATTATTACGTGGATTGCCCAGTGGGAGATACTCCACTGCAGATGATGGCGGCTGAAAAAGGGTACGGCTATTACATGGATGAACCTATGAGTGCCTACCGGGTGGGAGTAGCAGGCTCCTGGACCATGGAAGGAAAAAACGGAAATTACGCCAAAAAGCAGAAGATTTACTGGGAGCGGATGAAAAAGGTATATGAGGAATTTAACGCTGCCACAGAGGGCCGTTTAAAGGAAGCTGCAGATAGTGCGGCAAAACGGACTTATTATCATACCATGGTCAATACCAGGCAGTTTAAGGAGATCGTGAACCCGGAGTACACCAGGTATTATAAAGAATTGACGCCAAGAACCAGGTTCTTTATTCAGGCTGAGTACCGGGCTCCGGGAGCCTATGAGCTATTAAGGAAGATATTCCTGGGAAAGAAACGGTAAGGCAGCAAAAATATGGGCAGGATCCGGTATAATCCGTATCCTGCCCATGCATTTTATTATAAATTTATCTACCCAGGTTATCTTGCAATATTAGGATCGGTAGGATCCCAGGTCTGGGTTTCGGGTATGATCTGTTCAATGGCCGGTCTCTCATAGGGGCCTGGAACCGGTGATTCGTAAATCGTAACGGTAGTACCAATCGCACAGTGATCATATACCCACTTGGCATCTCCGGAGAGGAGCCGGACGCATCCCGCTGACTGAGCAATGCTCATATAATTATAAGTCATCGGATCCAGCGTCATATTGTTAGGTTTGCTGTACAGAATGGAATGAATTAAGAAGCCTTTCCAGATACGGGTTGCGTACTGGGTAAAGATTCCGTGATTCATATCCCTCCAGCGGTACTTTTCCGGAGTCTGGTATGTCCCAAGAGGGGTATCCGGTCCGGTAGAGGTCAAAAAGGATTTTAACGGAATAATAAAACCGTTGTTCCCATCTTTGGCGAAGATGGTCATGCAGTTCATGGTCTTGTTGATGCTGATGAGGAATGGTCCCTTAGCGCCGATAATTGGCTCTAAGTCAGAGAGCATTCTTCCGGACTCGTCAAAATAATATTTGTAGCCGTCAAGATACTGCCAGCCGGTCACCGGATAGGAATCCTGGAAATAGTAACGATCATTGCCTGCCCATGCCCAGCCGGTGAAGGATGTTCCATCGCCGTTAAAGTAACGGAGGCCGCCATCGATCAGCCGCATTCCGTCTGCAACGGCGGAAATCAGAGGCTTCTCCGTGGCATAAGGGAACTGGGAGTTCTTGGTGTAAAAGGCCATTCTCAGCCCTGTTATGTAATGACCGGTTCCCATGGTTCCTGTGGTGGTCCCATTTTTTGCCCAGTCCATGGTGGTCCCGTCTTCCAACTGTGCGGTATAATAGAGGTCGAACTGGTTATTCACATAACCGGAAAACCTCATCTGTACTGCTTCGATGTTTATGTCATTGGCATAGTTGGTAGTCTGCTGTCCGTTTAAAACCCATGGAGACCAGCCGGTGCTGGAGGTATAGGTCCGGTAAAGCACGTTTCCAACAATGTTGGTAAGAAAGGTGGACATCCCGTGAAAGCCCTGTCCGTTATTTGTGATCCATGCATCATTTACAAATGGCTGTGACCAGTTGCTGTCACCGACCATAACGGTAGTCTGGAGACGTGGGAAATTGGCCTTTAACGCTTCCTGAGCAGCTCTGGTGGCTTCATCTACCTCGCCGTCTTCACCGCCGCCTTCCCCTTCTTTTCCAATGTCTATACCGGCATTTGCCAAAGCGTTTTCCGCTTCATCTGTAGTTACGCCTTCCTGCGTCTGGGTGTTCGCCTGGTTCTGATCTTCAGACTGCCCGTCGCTCTGACTGATGGGGACACCATTCTTAAATCCCGGTCCATATGCTTCATCTGCCCATGCAAGGGAGGCCTGTCCGGAAACAAGAGCAGCCGTCAGGCAGAGAAGCGTCAGGCTTCGTGTCAGTTTACGCATAATTTAAAACCTCCTGAATTCTAAAAATGAAAATTATATTCCTTTATACTCTAACACAAGTAAGTTCAAAATGCTATATACGATTTACATTTATTGGGGAATATAGTACAATAAGGCGTAATTGTAAATTGGTAAAGCAAGGAGAAAAGCCAGTATGTACCAGGAAAATATGAAAAATAAGGTCCTTTCCGGTCTGTTCTGGAAAGTGATGGAAAACGGGGGTACACAGGGGATTCAGTTCCTTGTTTCGGTTCTGCTTGCCAGGATGCTGACACCGGCAGAGTCCGGGGAAGTCATGCTCATCATGATATTTATTACCATTGGAAATGTGTTTGTCCAAAGCGGTTTTAATACATCCCTGATCCAGAAACGGACGGTGGATGAGGCTGATTATTCCTCTGCATTTTATATCAGCGGAGCCATTGCTCTTGTTTTATATGTAATTCTCTTTTTTTCGGCTCCGGCCATAGCTTCTTTTTACGGACAGCCTGTTTTTACGAACGTGCTCCGGGTCCTTTCTGTGACCCTGTTTTTTGGTGCCGTGACCTCCGTACAGTCTGCTGTGGTCGCCAGGAATATGGAGTTTCGGAAGCTTTGTCTGGCAAGCCTTTTTGCCGCCCTTTGCTCCGGTATCATCGGCGTATTTCTGGCATACAGGGGACTGGGGCTGTGGTCTCTTGCCATGCAGCAGTTTTTCTACAGCTTTTTCTTAATGGTCATGCTGGTATTTCTGGTGAAGTGGAGGCCAAGGCTTTTGTTTTCCGTTAAGAAGGCGAAGGAATTGTTCTCTTATGGCTGGAAGATACTTTGTTCCGGCCTTATAGATACAGTATTTAATAATGTTTACGGGCTAGTCATCGGGAAATTATATAATTCCGCCATGATGGGGCAATACTCAAGAGGAAACCAGTTTCCTGCTCTGATTGCCAACAATCTTGGGGCGGCTATCCAGTCGGTCATGCTTCCGGCTTTTTCGGCCTGCCAGGAGGACAAGGATAGGTTAAAGCGCATGGTGAGAAGGTCCATTGTCACCAGCTCTTACCTGGTATTTCCCATGATGGCCGGCTTGATTGCTGTTGCTGAGCCTATGGTTAAGCTGCTTTTGACGGAACGGTATTTACCTTGTGTCCCCATGCTGCGGCTATTGTGCGTAGCTTATGCAACCTGGCCCCTACATGTGGCGAATCTGCAGGCCATCAATGCCATGGGGAAAAGTGAGATATTCCTCAGGCTGGAAATAATAAAGAAGGCAGTCAGCATGGCTGCTCTTCTGATCAGCATTCCCTTTGGGATATATACCATGGTTGCTTTAAGGGCAGTGACCGATTTCATCTGTACCTTTATCAATGCCTATCCCAATAAAAAGCTTTTAAACTACAGCTTTTTTGAGCAGTGGAAGGATGTACTTCCTTCTCTTTTCTTATCAGCGGTGATGTGCCTCTTCTCATACGGAGTACAATATGTAATAGAAGGAACACTCCTAACCCTGGTTGTACAGATACTGGTAGGAGTTGTTGTTTATGCAGGGCTTTCCTGGTTGTTCCGGCTGGAGGCTTTTTTGTACCTATGCCGTATTTCCGGGATCGTAAAAGAGTAGCCGGGGAGGTTTTAAGTTTACTTTTTAAGCCGGATATTGTAGAATAAAGGAACGTTGTGAGAAAATAACCGGTGGGTATACCATTATGCCCAAAGCCGTGGACAAATAAGAGGAAATTAAATGGAACGAAAAAATGTGGCCTGGAATATGATCGGAAGCCTGGTTTATGCCGGTTCCAGTATGATACTCACGGCCCTGGTCAACCATCTCATAGGAACAGAACAGGGAGGGATCTTTGGCTTCGCATTCAGCACATTTGGGCAGCAGATGTTTTTGGTGGCCTATTTTGGCATGCGGCCTTTGCAAAGCACGGATACAAGCCAAAGCTATACATTTACCGAATATCGTCTGGCACGGTTCGCCACCTGTTCCATGGCAGTCATTTTAGGAACCTGCTATATCATTTTTAATACCCTGTCTCCGTCGGCAGGCTATACGGTTCAAAAGGCGCTGGTGGTATTTTTGATGGTGCTTTATAAGGTGCTTGACGGGTTTGCAGATGTGTATGAATCGGAATTTCAGAGGAACGGGCGGCTGTATCTTACAGGACAGGCCATGGCATTTAGAACCCTGTTGTCTGTGTTTTGTTTTTTAGGAACCCTTGCTATTACAAGGGAGCTTGTATTTTCCTGCGTGGTTGCGGTCCTGTCCCAGGGAGCAGGAATCCTGCTGTTTGATAAACGAATGGCGGAGAGTGTCCCAGGAATGGTGTTTACCAGAACGCCCGGCAGGCAGTGGAAGCTTTTACAGGACAGTTTTTTACTGTTTTTATCCGTTTTTCTGGACGGGCTTATCTTTGCCATGGCAAAATATGCGGTGGATGCCCGGATGACTTCCACGGACAACGCTGTTTTTGTGGCTATTTTTATGCCGACTTCGGTCATTAACCTGGCTGCTAACTTTGTGATCCGCCCCTTTTTGACCAGGATGTCTTACCAGTGGGAGGAACGGAACTTTGTAGAATTTAAGACCGGCCTAAAGAAGCTTTCCGGAATCATATTCCTTCTTACGGTCATTGCCCTGGCAGGAGCCTGGGCGATTGGGGTTCCTGTACTGGGAGCCATTTCCAATGTGGAACTTAAACCGTATAAATCAGGACTTCTTTTCATTGTGCTGGGCGGCGGTTTCTTTGCGGTTATGAATCTGTTTTATTATGTGCTTGTTATCATGAAAAAGCAGAAGGGAATCTTTTTTGGCTATGTGCCGGTCTGCATTCTTTCCTTCTTTCTCTCCTTCTGGCTGGTGGGAGAGGGAGGGATCAACGGGGCGGCCTTCTCTTATATGCTGGAAATGCTGATTCTCATGCTTTGCTTTATGGGACAGGCAATCAGCATTTTTATTACTGAGGAACGTCATGCTGGCATACCGTTACACCCCGGAAACATGGGCGGTGCAGGGGTAAAAGAGAGAATGGAGCGGAAGAAATGATGGATAAGGTACTGGTAGTAATACCTGCATACAATGAGGCTTTAAATATTGAGCGCGTGGTAGGAGGCGTCATTGCGAACTATCCCATGTTTGATTATGTGATCATTAATGACGGATCTACCGATCAAACAGCAGATATCTGCAGAAGACATGGCTGGAAGATCATAGACCTGCCCATGAATCTGGGACTTGCAGGAGCGTTCCAGACCGGGCTTAAATATGCTCACAGGCGTGGGTACCGGTATGCCATACAGTTTGACGGGGATGGGCAGCACCGGCCGGAATATATCCTTCCCATGAAAGAGAAGATGGATGAGGGCTATGATATTGTTATCGGCTCCAGATTTATGACAGGGAAGAAACCCCATTCCATGCGGATGCTTGGGAGCAGACTCTTAAGCGGCTCCATATGGTTCACCACTGGGGTAAAGGTCAGTGACCCTACCTCCGGTATGCGCATGTTCAGCAGGAAGATGATCAAGGAATTTGCCGATGGCTTAAATTACGGTCCGGAACCGGATACGATCTCCTATTTGATCAGCCAGGGGGCTAAAGTAGCGGAAATCCCTGTGATCATGGATGAACGGATTCTGGGAGAGAGCTATTTAAATCCGGTCAATGCGGCCCGGTATATGGGAAAGATGCTGTTTTCCATATTGCTGGTACAGAGCTTCCGCATTAGGGACAGGAGATAAAGGAAGGGAGAACGAACATGACAGTTTTGCTTCGCTGCGTACTGATATGCGTTTCCATATTGCTTACGTTTTATGTACTTAGAAGAATACGCCATTCCAAGATGAAGATAGAGGATTCTATCTTTTGGGTAATGTTTGCCCTGCTTTTGGTGGTGTTCAGCTTATTCCCTCCATTGGCTGATTTCAT encodes the following:
- a CDS encoding glycosyltransferase family 2 protein codes for the protein MDKVLVVIPAYNEALNIERVVGGVIANYPMFDYVIINDGSTDQTADICRRHGWKIIDLPMNLGLAGAFQTGLKYAHRRGYRYAIQFDGDGQHRPEYILPMKEKMDEGYDIVIGSRFMTGKKPHSMRMLGSRLLSGSIWFTTGVKVSDPTSGMRMFSRKMIKEFADGLNYGPEPDTISYLISQGAKVAEIPVIMDERILGESYLNPVNAARYMGKMLFSILLVQSFRIRDRR
- a CDS encoding glycosyltransferase family 2 protein, with amino-acid sequence MVSVLLASYNGEKYIREQLESILNQTFSGLSIVISDDLSTDDTPAIIREYEERYPGRVRCLRNSERSGSAQNNFFRLLKLATDEYIMLCDQDDVWLPDKVEVTLREMKKLEAEWGEEVPLLVHGDLSVTDKEGSILHKSMAEYQKIAVHDNRFSHYLVENNITGNTVMINKAFLGFLADVPRECVMHDWWLGLLASCFGRISYIDRPLVLYRQHGENQMGSKSGREQYAERIRNQDSVRENYRKMFVQAQMFLKLYGNEMSTEQRVILEHFIELPEKNRAEKIYTIWKYKLMKSTHIRTLGQMFSI
- a CDS encoding lipopolysaccharide biosynthesis protein translates to MERKNVAWNMIGSLVYAGSSMILTALVNHLIGTEQGGIFGFAFSTFGQQMFLVAYFGMRPLQSTDTSQSYTFTEYRLARFATCSMAVILGTCYIIFNTLSPSAGYTVQKALVVFLMVLYKVLDGFADVYESEFQRNGRLYLTGQAMAFRTLLSVFCFLGTLAITRELVFSCVVAVLSQGAGILLFDKRMAESVPGMVFTRTPGRQWKLLQDSFLLFLSVFLDGLIFAMAKYAVDARMTSTDNAVFVAIFMPTSVINLAANFVIRPFLTRMSYQWEERNFVEFKTGLKKLSGIIFLLTVIALAGAWAIGVPVLGAISNVELKPYKSGLLFIVLGGGFFAVMNLFYYVLVIMKKQKGIFFGYVPVCILSFFLSFWLVGEGGINGAAFSYMLEMLILMLCFMGQAISIFITEERHAGIPLHPGNMGGAGVKERMERKK
- a CDS encoding glycosyltransferase family 2 protein: MNISCIILNYNDPETTISLVTTIVNYKILDSIVIVDNCSTDDSVSRLQAVAGGKVHLISTEKNGGYGYGNNQGIRYAYGTLHASHVLIANPDVKVTEGCIQAMKDSFLKISRLGVAAAVTRDGAGEVALSSWHINGLMGDLLDTGLITRRIFARWLNDRPELKADLEKERYVYVDAVLGSLFMADISALMESGLYDEEVFLYYEEKILGFQLKKKGYGTVLLLNQSYVHLHSVSINKNVKSILKKQAILHKSKLHYYKNYLGINQFQECLVKAFLAFLMAEIWFLTKIVGLSW
- a CDS encoding lipopolysaccharide biosynthesis protein, which codes for MYQENMKNKVLSGLFWKVMENGGTQGIQFLVSVLLARMLTPAESGEVMLIMIFITIGNVFVQSGFNTSLIQKRTVDEADYSSAFYISGAIALVLYVILFFSAPAIASFYGQPVFTNVLRVLSVTLFFGAVTSVQSAVVARNMEFRKLCLASLFAALCSGIIGVFLAYRGLGLWSLAMQQFFYSFFLMVMLVFLVKWRPRLLFSVKKAKELFSYGWKILCSGLIDTVFNNVYGLVIGKLYNSAMMGQYSRGNQFPALIANNLGAAIQSVMLPAFSACQEDKDRLKRMVRRSIVTSSYLVFPMMAGLIAVAEPMVKLLLTERYLPCVPMLRLLCVAYATWPLHVANLQAINAMGKSEIFLRLEIIKKAVSMAALLISIPFGIYTMVALRAVTDFICTFINAYPNKKLLNYSFFEQWKDVLPSLFLSAVMCLFSYGVQYVIEGTLLTLVVQILVGVVVYAGLSWLFRLEAFLYLCRISGIVKE
- a CDS encoding DegT/DnrJ/EryC1/StrS family aminotransferase, whose protein sequence is MDNIEDILVTRASMPSYEEFIEEIKPIWETAWMTNMGEFHEKLMEQLKEYLKVQKLLLFVNGHMALEMALQAMNLSGEVITTPFSFASTSHAIVRNNLTPVFCDIREEDYTIDPDKIEALITEKTTAILPVHVYGNICDVDKIERIAKKHNLKVIYDAAHAFGVEVNGRGIGTYGDASMFSFHATKVFNTIEGGAVTFQDPSLEILFNYLKNFGITGKETVEYIGGNAKMNEFQAAMGICNLRHVNANIEKRRLVTERYRKHLAGVPGIHLMSPKEGIRQNYAYFPVAFDGFSLTRNEVYELLADHHIFARKYFYPLITDFECYRERFSNVHLPVAKKAADSVLTLPLYAELSLDQVDRICAIILGAR
- a CDS encoding ATP-grasp domain-containing protein, giving the protein MNTALVTAIGSFSADIVIKNLIKSGFRVVGCDIYPAEWIADSGNVASFYQVPLATDEKRYVNSILKICKEEQAKLLIVLTDVEVDVWNRYRDELALASVKLCLSSEETLLLCRDKRKLHRFLMEKGIGNPIPTLELLEADPQHLSYPAVIKPFNGRSSQGLRYIHSLDEMNGFLECGDTEGLIVQPYYQGSIITVDVVRQAETGKSVAVCRKELLRTPNGAGTSVLVFLDPVLEATCRDIANALDINGCVNFEFIQTEDGSYHMLECNPRFSGGVEFSCLAGYDCVTNHLRCFTGEAIEPLKEITGMYIARKYEEYIMGSKKQLP
- a CDS encoding glycosyltransferase; translated protein: MNGSSESNIMASINCVTFNHGAYIRQALDSFLMQKTDFEFEILVHDDASTDGTGDILREYAEKYPDKVKPLIQTENQYSQGIDNISGAFNFPRVKGKYIFMCDGDDYWTTPDKMQKQVDYMEAHPDCTLCIHSAKIELVGKALTEKQMRPYRRNQVITPEEIVDKPSGYAMSSMAFPSRLVKELPDYYVDCPVGDTPLQMMAAEKGYGYYMDEPMSAYRVGVAGSWTMEGKNGNYAKKQKIYWERMKKVYEEFNAATEGRLKEAADSAAKRTYYHTMVNTRQFKEIVNPEYTRYYKELTPRTRFFIQAEYRAPGAYELLRKIFLGKKR
- a CDS encoding L,D-transpeptidase encodes the protein MRKLTRSLTLLCLTAALVSGQASLAWADEAYGPGFKNGVPISQSDGQSEDQNQANTQTQEGVTTDEAENALANAGIDIGKEGEGGGEDGEVDEATRAAQEALKANFPRLQTTVMVGDSNWSQPFVNDAWITNNGQGFHGMSTFLTNIVGNVLYRTYTSSTGWSPWVLNGQQTTNYANDINIEAVQMRFSGYVNNQFDLYYTAQLEDGTTMDWAKNGTTTGTMGTGHYITGLRMAFYTKNSQFPYATEKPLISAVADGMRLIDGGLRYFNGDGTSFTGWAWAGNDRYYFQDSYPVTGWQYLDGYKYYFDESGRMLSDLEPIIGAKGPFLISINKTMNCMTIFAKDGNNGFIIPLKSFLTSTGPDTPLGTYQTPEKYRWRDMNHGIFTQYATRIWKGFLIHSILYSKPNNMTLDPMTYNYMSIAQSAGCVRLLSGDAKWVYDHCAIGTTVTIYESPVPGPYERPAIEQIIPETQTWDPTDPNIAR